A single Sulfurimonas aquatica DNA region contains:
- a CDS encoding glutamine--tRNA ligase/YqeY domain fusion protein — protein MSEHKDFLRTIVEKDLKSGKYKEIVTRFPPEPNGFPHIGHAKSIAINFGIASDYNGHCNLRMDDTNPTTEDTKYVEALKGAVEWLGFEWNGNVRFTSDYFHKIYDYAIQLIKMDKAYIDSINEEEMREFRGTVTQAGKRSKYAQRSIEENLDLFKRMKNGEFKDGEHVLRAKIDMSAANMKMRDPLLYRIRHSHHFRAGNEWSIYPMYDFAHCLSDYIEGVSHSICTLEFENNRDVYNWVLDTLGLKVNRPYQHEFARLGINYTVMSKRKLLELVEGGLVSGWDDPRLPTIAGYKRRGYTPESILNFCDSVGIAKANSMVDVAQLEFCIRDDLNTKVPRVLSVLNPLKVTIENYDGSEEIDAPYYPHDVPKDGMRKLPFSKEIYIERDDFMETPLKGYFRLTPDQGVRLRHAYIITCKEVVKDSNGEIIEIKAEYYPESKSGAEDTSGIKVKSAIQWVSAAEAKKVEVRVYDRLFKDEAPEGLEDVNPDSLRIIKNALIEPAVITNRPDERFQFERQGYFYADPIDYTDELPVFNKIVGLKDSWGKKTKPKENVPKPQAKQVQVDGEVAAMSEKEQVLFDKYTSQLGLNAEVANTLARDEQLSSFYEEALLSLNSPVAIANIVTNEVARELKEKHSDELKFNAEQISELVKMIDDETISNKIAKQVFEEMTKSGDNPTKIVEDKGLLQISDPAKITPIIDEIIAKNPDNVAKFRAGNTKLLGFFVGQVLKNTGGKANPQVVNKLVAQSLKE, from the coding sequence ATGAGTGAGCATAAAGATTTTTTACGCACAATAGTTGAAAAGGACTTAAAGTCAGGTAAGTACAAGGAGATTGTTACAAGATTCCCTCCCGAGCCAAATGGCTTTCCACACATTGGACATGCTAAATCTATCGCTATAAACTTTGGCATTGCAAGCGACTATAATGGTCACTGTAACCTTAGAATGGACGATACTAACCCGACAACAGAAGATACAAAGTATGTTGAAGCGCTAAAGGGTGCCGTAGAGTGGCTTGGTTTTGAATGGAATGGTAATGTTCGTTTTACTTCTGACTACTTTCATAAAATATACGACTATGCGATACAACTTATAAAAATGGACAAAGCTTACATTGACAGCATAAACGAAGAAGAGATGAGAGAGTTTAGAGGAACTGTTACTCAAGCGGGAAAACGCAGTAAGTATGCCCAGCGTAGTATTGAAGAAAACCTAGACCTTTTTAAGAGAATGAAAAATGGTGAGTTTAAAGATGGTGAGCATGTCCTTCGCGCGAAAATAGACATGTCCGCTGCAAATATGAAAATGCGAGATCCTCTTCTGTATCGAATAAGACATTCACACCATTTTAGAGCTGGTAACGAGTGGTCTATTTACCCTATGTACGACTTCGCTCATTGTCTCTCTGACTACATCGAAGGTGTTTCTCACTCTATCTGTACGCTAGAATTTGAAAACAATCGTGATGTATATAACTGGGTACTAGACACATTAGGTCTAAAAGTAAATCGACCGTACCAACATGAGTTTGCAAGACTTGGCATTAACTACACCGTCATGAGTAAAAGAAAGCTTCTAGAGTTGGTGGAAGGTGGACTGGTGAGTGGTTGGGACGACCCTCGTTTACCTACTATCGCTGGATACAAAAGAAGAGGATACACTCCTGAGTCTATTTTAAACTTCTGTGATTCAGTAGGTATAGCAAAAGCGAACTCAATGGTTGACGTTGCACAACTTGAGTTTTGTATACGAGATGATTTGAACACAAAAGTACCTCGTGTATTATCTGTGCTTAACCCACTTAAAGTAACGATTGAGAACTATGATGGCAGTGAAGAGATTGACGCTCCTTATTATCCTCACGACGTACCTAAAGATGGTATGAGAAAGTTACCTTTTTCCAAAGAGATTTACATTGAACGCGACGACTTTATGGAGACTCCTCTAAAAGGCTATTTCCGCTTAACACCTGATCAAGGAGTACGCCTTAGACATGCATACATCATCACATGTAAAGAAGTTGTCAAAGACAGTAATGGTGAAATTATAGAGATAAAAGCAGAGTATTACCCTGAATCTAAAAGCGGTGCAGAAGATACTAGTGGTATCAAAGTAAAAAGTGCTATTCAGTGGGTGAGTGCTGCAGAAGCTAAGAAAGTTGAAGTAAGAGTTTACGATAGGCTCTTTAAAGACGAAGCTCCAGAAGGGCTAGAAGATGTAAATCCGGACTCTCTTCGCATTATAAAAAATGCTCTTATTGAACCTGCTGTTATAACTAATAGACCTGATGAGAGATTCCAGTTTGAAAGACAAGGGTATTTTTATGCCGATCCAATCGATTACACAGATGAACTTCCTGTATTTAACAAAATAGTTGGTCTCAAAGACTCTTGGGGTAAAAAGACAAAACCAAAAGAGAATGTGCCTAAGCCACAAGCTAAACAAGTGCAAGTGGATGGCGAAGTAGCGGCTATGAGCGAAAAAGAGCAAGTACTATTTGATAAATATACAAGCCAACTTGGGTTAAACGCTGAAGTAGCAAACACTCTAGCGCGCGATGAGCAACTCTCATCATTTTACGAAGAAGCTCTTTTATCTCTTAACTCTCCTGTTGCCATCGCAAATATCGTAACAAACGAAGTAGCAAGAGAACTAAAAGAGAAACATTCAGATGAGCTAAAATTTAACGCAGAACAGATATCCGAACTTGTTAAAATGATAGACGATGAGACCATCTCAAATAAGATTGCCAAGCAAGTGTTTGAGGAGATGACAAAATCTGGAGACAACCCAACTAAGATAGTTGAAGACAAGGGTCTTCTGCAGATAAGTGACCCTGCTAAAATCACACCTATCATTGATGAGATTATCGCTAAAAATCCAGACAATGTTGCGAAGTTTAGAGCTGGCAACACAAAACTACTAGGCTTCTTTGTAGGTCAAGTACTAAAAAATACAGGAGGCAAAGCAAACCCTCAAGTGGTAAATAAACTTGTTGCGCAGAGCTTAAAAGAATAA
- a CDS encoding response regulator transcription factor, giving the protein MGNIDLIQLTEQTKMLSAMVVEDEKVTNELLSSTFKNFFNSVDSCFDGESALAKYKEIKPDVIFVDIIMPGMDGIELARKIREINPTQIIIVISASNDIEKISESIEVGVNSFIQKPIDTKKIIELLSGVTSMIAKKKKIETKTFSISLPLDIYDTVNANAKAESISKNAVIIRALRSFYD; this is encoded by the coding sequence ATGGGTAATATAGACTTAATTCAGTTAACAGAACAAACAAAAATGCTTTCAGCGATGGTCGTAGAAGATGAAAAAGTAACAAATGAGTTACTTAGTTCTACATTTAAAAATTTCTTCAATAGTGTTGATTCTTGCTTTGATGGCGAATCTGCTTTGGCAAAATATAAAGAGATTAAACCTGATGTTATATTTGTAGATATCATCATGCCTGGTATGGATGGTATTGAACTTGCACGTAAGATTCGTGAAATTAATCCAACTCAAATCATTATTGTTATATCTGCAAGTAATGATATTGAAAAAATCTCTGAATCAATCGAGGTAGGTGTAAATAGTTTTATTCAAAAACCTATTGATACTAAAAAGATAATAGAGCTACTTTCTGGCGTTACATCAATGATAGCTAAGAAAAAGAAAATAGAGACTAAAACTTTTTCAATTTCTCTACCATTGGATATTTACGACACGGTTAATGCAAATGCAAAAGCTGAAAGCATCTCCAAGAATGCTGTAATTATTAGAGCTTTACGTAGTTTTTACGATTAA